A stretch of Aureispira sp. CCB-E DNA encodes these proteins:
- a CDS encoding SUMF1/EgtB/PvdO family nonheme iron enzyme: MKKQILAILFITLLFASCAKVESGQLTGILERPTWKPIQPYGMQYVPSGTLHIGPSDQDVNSSLVQRPKQISIQGFFMDDTEITNNEYRQFVEWVRDSIAHIQLGHTRDYPGGIQGVDWEQELDYSAGGELDGMFYQGDEQFGSSRNLDIRQLVFDYQWYDWKGAAQDFSWSDDYNRHSKEKHNRSDYIKKDATRIYPDTLVWIRDFSYSYNEPMTRNYFWHPAFDDYPVVGIAWKQANAFSYWRTNLWNNFEEVNTEDFRLPTEHEWEYAARGGHDMAPYPWGGYYVRNAKGCLLANFKPGRGDYPADGGLYTVRADAYFANDYGLYNMSGNVAEWTSSAYYENAYAFLHDLQPDIRFDAQEEDPTAWKRKVIRGGSWKDIMYYIQTGTRHWEFQDTTKSYIGFRNVLTFLGRSMNDFN, translated from the coding sequence ATGAAAAAACAAATTTTAGCTATTTTATTCATCACTTTACTTTTTGCTTCATGTGCAAAAGTAGAATCTGGTCAATTGACGGGGATATTAGAACGACCAACATGGAAGCCTATCCAACCTTATGGTATGCAGTATGTTCCTTCTGGAACTTTACATATAGGACCAAGTGATCAAGATGTAAATTCTTCTTTAGTACAACGTCCAAAACAAATCTCTATTCAAGGATTTTTTATGGATGATACCGAAATTACAAACAATGAGTATCGTCAATTTGTAGAATGGGTACGCGATTCTATTGCTCACATTCAATTGGGTCATACTAGAGATTATCCTGGAGGAATCCAAGGAGTAGATTGGGAACAAGAGTTAGATTATTCTGCTGGTGGAGAACTAGACGGAATGTTCTATCAAGGAGATGAACAATTTGGTAGCTCTCGTAACTTAGATATTCGTCAATTGGTATTTGATTACCAATGGTACGATTGGAAAGGAGCGGCACAAGATTTCTCTTGGTCTGATGACTATAACAGACATTCTAAAGAAAAACACAATCGTTCAGATTATATCAAAAAAGATGCAACAAGAATTTATCCAGATACCTTAGTATGGATTCGCGATTTCTCTTACTCTTATAATGAGCCAATGACGCGTAACTACTTCTGGCATCCTGCTTTTGATGATTATCCTGTTGTAGGTATTGCATGGAAACAAGCAAATGCTTTCTCTTACTGGAGAACAAACCTTTGGAACAACTTTGAAGAAGTAAATACAGAAGATTTCCGTTTGCCAACAGAGCATGAGTGGGAATACGCTGCAAGAGGTGGGCATGATATGGCACCTTACCCATGGGGAGGTTACTATGTGCGTAATGCCAAAGGATGTTTGTTAGCTAACTTCAAACCAGGTCGTGGAGATTATCCTGCAGATGGTGGATTGTACACAGTACGTGCAGATGCTTACTTTGCAAACGATTATGGATTATACAATATGTCTGGAAACGTAGCAGAGTGGACTTCTTCTGCTTATTATGAGAATGCTTATGCTTTCTTGCACGATTTGCAACCAGATATTCGTTTTGATGCTCAAGAAGAAGATCCTACAGCTTGGAAACGTAAAGTAATTCGCGGTGGTTCTTGGAAAGATATTATGTACTACATTCAAACAGGAACTCGTCACTGGGAATTCCAAGATACAACAAAATCATACATCGGTTTCCGTAATGTATTGACATTCTTGGGACGTTCAATGAATGATTTTAACTAA
- the gldL gene encoding gliding motility protein GldL: MSFIHSSTFAYVKNLIIGVGAAVVLVGALFKIQSWPFASEMLTVGLITEACLFLMLGVLPPHKDYYWEQLYPGLDKAGVDISDQAGNGGGGSANPEALIEAMNGMKTAVTPLESQQSQMVAELQTMSKTMKSLDIFAGLDFDDVGKLTKETGKFVSVLSNAIQNVADSAEDVNVYREELKKLNGNLSSMNKVYGGMLTAMKG; encoded by the coding sequence ATGAGTTTCATACATTCTTCAACGTTTGCTTATGTAAAGAATCTTATCATCGGTGTGGGTGCAGCTGTTGTACTTGTCGGTGCTCTTTTTAAGATTCAAAGTTGGCCTTTTGCATCTGAGATGTTAACTGTTGGGCTAATTACAGAGGCATGCCTATTCTTAATGCTAGGAGTACTTCCTCCACACAAAGATTACTACTGGGAGCAATTGTACCCAGGGTTGGATAAAGCAGGTGTAGATATTAGCGACCAAGCTGGTAACGGTGGTGGTGGATCTGCAAATCCAGAAGCTTTAATTGAGGCAATGAACGGAATGAAAACTGCTGTTACTCCATTGGAGTCTCAACAAAGCCAAATGGTAGCAGAGCTACAAACTATGTCTAAAACTATGAAGAGCTTGGATATCTTTGCTGGTCTTGATTTTGACGATGTAGGAAAATTAACTAAAGAGACTGGTAAATTTGTATCTGTTCTTTCTAACGCTATTCAAAATGTTGCGGATTCTGCTGAAGACGTAAATGTTTACAGAGAAGAGCTTAAGAAATTAAATGGTAACTTATCTAGCATGAACAAAGTATACGGTGGTATGCTAACTGCTATGAAAGGATAA
- a CDS encoding GldM family protein has product MYLVLTAMLALNVSAEIINAFFMLDKGIKKNNQIVEASVTSVIESMAETAKTKTQYQPLVEKAKEAKNITVGFNTFVTGLRERMVEESGGAYTAEEAESQGHPELAGKPIGKKDKDTPQRIFVSGDYGSEKKEPQGQILAAEIKKLKQAYLDFVGGLWDNGGIKGTIFADKNKKDETLKRLESEMTLVADEKYNPEQHEGKSWEEFTFGHMPVAAIYPMLRKFQNDARTSEAAVINFLASQMGKMELTYDKFDVFSQSSKPYILLGEKYESEIALGAYSSQADFSVSVGGSRLNVVDGKAKYTASGSSVGEKKYTATISVKNPQTGEVETFKKEFSYEVGQPSVNVAADKMNVFYVGVDNPVTVAAAGITTSAMKVSMTGGTLKSKGKTSYIVTAKKPGEATITVTDTKNGKKFPFKFRVKRIPDPIVKLGKKVDGLMGSGEFKAQPGLAAWLENFDFDARCQVQSYTMYYTRKRQDAVELKGKGGRFSGQIASAVRQAKPGDQYAFTDVKARCPGDSAGRRVNGLTFKIR; this is encoded by the coding sequence ATGTATCTGGTTTTGACAGCTATGTTAGCGTTGAATGTATCAGCTGAAATCATAAATGCGTTTTTTATGCTCGATAAGGGTATAAAGAAAAATAATCAAATTGTAGAGGCCTCCGTAACCAGTGTTATTGAGAGTATGGCGGAAACTGCAAAAACTAAAACACAATACCAACCTTTAGTAGAAAAAGCAAAAGAGGCTAAAAATATTACTGTTGGATTCAATACTTTCGTTACTGGTTTGAGAGAGCGTATGGTAGAAGAGTCTGGTGGAGCTTATACTGCTGAAGAGGCTGAGTCACAAGGTCATCCTGAATTGGCAGGAAAACCTATTGGTAAAAAAGATAAAGATACTCCTCAACGTATCTTTGTATCTGGAGACTATGGTAGTGAGAAAAAAGAACCTCAAGGTCAAATTCTTGCTGCTGAAATTAAAAAGCTAAAACAAGCTTATCTTGATTTCGTAGGTGGTCTTTGGGACAATGGTGGTATCAAAGGAACTATCTTTGCTGATAAAAACAAAAAAGACGAAACATTGAAGCGTTTGGAGTCTGAAATGACTTTAGTTGCAGACGAAAAATATAATCCAGAACAACACGAAGGTAAATCATGGGAAGAATTTACTTTTGGGCACATGCCAGTAGCTGCGATTTATCCAATGTTGCGTAAATTCCAAAACGATGCAAGAACTTCTGAGGCTGCTGTGATTAACTTCTTGGCTAGTCAAATGGGTAAAATGGAGTTGACTTATGATAAGTTTGACGTATTTTCTCAGTCTTCTAAGCCTTACATCTTATTAGGTGAAAAGTACGAATCAGAAATTGCATTGGGAGCGTACTCTTCTCAAGCTGATTTCTCTGTTTCTGTTGGTGGTAGCAGATTAAATGTAGTAGATGGTAAAGCAAAGTATACAGCTTCTGGATCTAGTGTAGGTGAGAAGAAATATACAGCTACTATCTCTGTAAAAAATCCACAAACAGGTGAGGTAGAAACATTCAAAAAAGAATTCTCTTACGAAGTAGGTCAACCTTCTGTGAACGTTGCTGCTGACAAGATGAATGTATTCTATGTTGGTGTTGACAACCCAGTAACAGTTGCTGCTGCTGGTATCACAACTTCAGCTATGAAAGTTTCTATGACTGGTGGTACTTTGAAATCTAAAGGAAAAACTAGCTATATCGTAACAGCTAAAAAACCAGGTGAAGCAACAATTACTGTAACTGATACTAAAAACGGTAAGAAGTTTCCATTTAAGTTCCGTGTTAAACGTATTCCAGATCCTATCGTAAAATTAGGTAAGAAAGTGGATGGTTTAATGGGATCTGGTGAGTTCAAAGCTCAACCAGGTTTGGCTGCATGGTTAGAAAACTTTGACTTTGATGCGAGATGTCAAGTGCAATCATATACTATGTACTATACACGTAAACGTCAAGATGCAGTAGAACTAAAAGGAAAAGGAGGTCGTTTCTCTGGTCAAATTGCTTCTGCTGTTAGACAAGCAAAACCAGGTGATCAATATGCATTTACAGACGTAAAAGCTAGATGTCCAGGTGATAGTGCTGGTCGTCGTGTAAACGGTTTGACTTTCAAGATTAGATAA
- the gldN gene encoding gliding motility protein GldN has protein sequence MITPAFVWAQPENNPNVTESGNTDQVKPRDNFYDRYLYTEKQVIPYDFIHEKDVFWERRIWRLIDIREKMNHPFKNEKEPFINILLQHAKTGDITLYHTFDDEFSQAMTQEEMQNLGSSVDTIITFDPETFEEIVQVVVNDLNPEDIKKYRIKEVYFFDEETSTLDVRILGLAPIIDRVDNNGNFLNSGPMFWAYYPELRSILARHEAFNPHNDAARMSWENIFEARMFASYIIKESNVYDRRIKDYKTNPMDMLLESDKLKEQIFHFEHDLWSY, from the coding sequence GTGATAACGCCTGCATTTGTTTGGGCTCAACCTGAAAACAATCCTAATGTAACAGAATCTGGTAACACAGATCAAGTTAAACCAAGAGATAATTTCTACGACAGATATTTATATACAGAGAAACAAGTTATCCCTTATGATTTCATCCACGAAAAAGATGTATTCTGGGAAAGAAGAATTTGGCGTCTGATAGATATTCGTGAGAAAATGAATCATCCTTTCAAAAATGAGAAGGAGCCATTTATTAACATCCTTCTACAACATGCCAAAACAGGAGATATTACGCTTTATCATACTTTTGATGATGAGTTCTCTCAAGCTATGACACAAGAAGAAATGCAAAACTTGGGTAGCTCAGTAGATACAATCATTACCTTTGACCCTGAAACATTCGAAGAAATTGTACAGGTAGTAGTAAATGATTTGAACCCAGAGGATATCAAAAAATATCGTATCAAAGAGGTGTACTTCTTTGATGAAGAAACCTCTACATTGGATGTACGTATTTTAGGTTTAGCGCCAATTATTGATCGTGTTGATAATAATGGTAACTTCTTAAATTCAGGACCAATGTTCTGGGCTTATTATCCTGAGTTGCGTAGTATCCTAGCGCGTCATGAGGCATTTAATCCTCATAATGATGCTGCACGTATGAGTTGGGAAAATATTTTTGAAGCGAGAATGTTTGCTTCTTATATTATCAAAGAATCTAACGTGTATGATAGAAGAATCAAGGATTACAAAACAAATCCGATGGATATGTTATTAGAATCTGATAAACTTAAAGAACAAATCTTCCATTTTGAGCATGATCTTTGGTCTTATTAA
- a CDS encoding GldM family protein: protein MSIPKEPRQLMINLMYLVLTAMLALNVSAEIINAFFALDKGNQDSMNIVNKQLDATAKGLEELLADESKQNFKPIVPAVKDIRNTTKALITYIEEIRDQLIDEGGNINGQKDDGDFIESHGEMVPKGKKNKDITTRILVDGGKGNELEQKIITSKQHLLELYTNLLREHGKAFDLKEEEIELKIKGLEKNITLNIDDEWTHSDKKSWADFKFRQMPLAAVLPLLSQIQSNARSAEATMVNDLTAIAGGKTIVIDQFFPVINAEKSYVIKGEPFKAEISLGSYSSQLDPANIQLTVNGSPLKIGADGKAILTQNTTSAGSKKLTLGCKVRNPLTGEVKTGTSTFEYEVGMRSATVSADQMNVFYVGVENPITVTAAGVPSSQLKVTSTGVTMKGSGAKRIVTAKRTGMAKITLSGGGLAKTDFEFRVKRIPDPVVKCAGKVDGPIKSGTFKAQLGLIPNLENFDFNAKCTIQSYKLYYTRKRQDPVEIIGSGTRFSGQVLQVVRQAKPGDTYMFTEVKAKCPGDTVGRRVNGLSFTIR, encoded by the coding sequence ATGTCAATACCTAAAGAACCGAGACAGTTAATGATTAATTTGATGTACTTAGTGTTAACGGCTATGTTAGCTTTAAATGTTTCTGCGGAGATTATTAATGCTTTTTTTGCCTTAGATAAAGGAAATCAGGACTCTATGAATATTGTTAATAAGCAATTGGATGCGACCGCAAAGGGTTTAGAGGAATTGTTAGCAGATGAATCAAAGCAGAACTTTAAACCAATTGTACCTGCTGTAAAAGACATTCGAAACACTACCAAAGCTTTGATTACCTATATTGAAGAAATCAGAGATCAATTGATTGATGAAGGTGGAAATATAAATGGTCAAAAAGATGATGGAGACTTTATAGAGAGCCATGGGGAAATGGTTCCTAAAGGCAAAAAAAATAAAGACATCACCACTCGAATTTTAGTAGACGGTGGGAAAGGCAATGAGTTGGAGCAAAAGATTATAACATCCAAACAGCATTTGTTGGAGTTATATACCAATTTATTGCGAGAGCATGGAAAAGCATTTGATCTCAAAGAAGAAGAAATAGAGCTGAAAATTAAAGGCTTAGAAAAAAACATAACGCTTAATATTGACGATGAGTGGACACATAGTGATAAGAAAAGTTGGGCAGATTTTAAATTTAGACAAATGCCTTTGGCTGCTGTGTTGCCTTTGTTGAGCCAAATTCAATCTAATGCCCGAAGTGCAGAAGCTACCATGGTTAATGATTTGACAGCGATTGCAGGAGGCAAAACGATCGTAATTGATCAGTTTTTTCCTGTTATCAATGCCGAAAAATCTTATGTCATAAAAGGAGAACCTTTTAAAGCAGAAATTTCATTGGGATCTTATAGTTCTCAATTGGATCCTGCCAATATACAACTTACCGTTAATGGTTCTCCGTTGAAAATTGGAGCAGATGGAAAGGCTATTCTAACTCAAAACACCACTTCTGCAGGTAGTAAAAAACTTACTTTGGGTTGTAAAGTTAGAAATCCTTTGACAGGTGAAGTGAAAACAGGAACGAGTACATTTGAGTATGAGGTTGGGATGCGTTCGGCAACGGTTTCGGCAGATCAAATGAATGTGTTTTATGTAGGAGTGGAAAATCCAATTACTGTTACGGCAGCAGGGGTGCCATCTTCTCAGCTAAAAGTAACCAGTACTGGGGTTACAATGAAGGGCTCAGGTGCAAAACGTATAGTGACGGCTAAAAGAACTGGAATGGCTAAAATCACACTTTCTGGAGGTGGTTTGGCAAAAACAGATTTTGAGTTTAGAGTAAAACGAATTCCTGATCCTGTGGTTAAATGTGCTGGCAAGGTAGATGGTCCCATTAAATCTGGAACGTTTAAAGCTCAATTAGGATTGATACCTAATTTAGAAAACTTTGATTTTAATGCTAAGTGTACTATTCAAAGTTACAAATTGTACTATACTAGAAAGCGTCAAGATCCAGTTGAAATAATAGGTTCTGGAACTAGATTTTCAGGACAAGTGCTTCAAGTAGTGCGCCAAGCAAAGCCTGGTGATACCTATATGTTTACAGAAGTAAAAGCAAAATGTCCTGGAGATACTGTGGGGCGCCGTGTGAATGGTTTGTCGTTTACAATTCGATAA
- a CDS encoding GldM family protein translates to MIFTKRRMLLPLVVLSTVLMSSTSTVPATANFNKTGNITAAEFKAQLGLIAWLDNFDFDAKCLIDSYTLYYTAKRKDPIVLKAKGGKFKGMVNKIIKQAASGDQYTFTDVKVKCPGDTVGRPANSLYFKIR, encoded by the coding sequence ATGATATTCACAAAAAGAAGGATGCTTTTACCTTTGGTGGTATTGAGCACTGTATTGATGTCTAGCACGAGTACTGTACCTGCTACTGCAAATTTTAATAAAACTGGAAATATTACTGCGGCTGAATTTAAGGCACAACTTGGTTTAATTGCTTGGCTAGATAACTTTGATTTTGATGCCAAATGCCTTATTGATTCTTATACTTTGTATTATACAGCAAAAAGAAAAGATCCCATTGTTCTAAAAGCGAAAGGAGGAAAATTCAAAGGGATGGTGAACAAAATTATCAAACAAGCTGCTTCGGGTGACCAATATACCTTTACCGATGTAAAAGTAAAATGCCCAGGCGATACGGTTGGGCGTCCTGCCAATAGCCTATATTTCAAAATACGATAA
- a CDS encoding GldM family protein has protein sequence MNTIKSIGVTAFFMILLASNLSVFMEGLLCVFPPSNDYSFIGKTSVQDPNSGIGTLAVAADKMNVFYIGVENPITVAASGLDNNNLSIKSEGAIITQQGNGHYTVTCQKPGQATITVTNKSTGQSQTANFRVKRIPDPVVVLANKMNGLIGSGEFKAQPGLVARLNNFDMDLRCAIQSYTLYYACKSCDVLEYKGIGGRFTGTIADVIKKAKPGDQYAFADIKVRCPGDIIGRKINGLAFQIK, from the coding sequence ATGAACACAATCAAATCAATAGGGGTTACAGCTTTTTTTATGATTTTGCTTGCTAGTAATTTAAGTGTTTTTATGGAGGGGCTATTGTGCGTCTTTCCGCCTAGTAATGATTATAGTTTTATAGGGAAAACTAGTGTGCAAGACCCTAATTCAGGAATAGGAACATTAGCGGTAGCAGCAGACAAGATGAATGTATTTTATATCGGTGTTGAAAACCCTATTACGGTAGCTGCATCAGGATTGGATAATAATAATTTATCTATCAAATCAGAAGGAGCGATAATTACCCAACAAGGAAACGGGCATTATACCGTAACTTGTCAGAAGCCTGGGCAAGCAACCATAACCGTTACTAATAAAAGTACTGGTCAGTCTCAAACCGCTAATTTCAGAGTAAAACGAATCCCTGATCCTGTTGTTGTTTTAGCAAATAAAATGAATGGCTTAATTGGGTCGGGCGAATTTAAAGCTCAACCAGGTTTGGTAGCAAGGTTGAATAATTTTGATATGGACCTAAGATGTGCCATACAATCCTATACGTTGTATTACGCTTGTAAAAGTTGTGATGTGCTGGAATATAAAGGGATTGGCGGACGTTTTACGGGAACTATTGCAGATGTAATCAAAAAAGCCAAACCAGGAGATCAATACGCGTTTGCAGATATAAAAGTACGTTGCCCTGGAGATATTATTGGGAGAAAAATCAATGGCTTGGCATTTCAGATTAAATAG
- a CDS encoding DASH family cryptochrome, with protein MRLQDNPSLYYAYFHFWNVVPVLVIPEKANTHLNEIGQEMGTFRRQFLIEAALDLKASLAKEKIDLIILKEDKNLVSRLKTICKTYDIEYTVTSYPRGTYEGNLLGAFCEFTAVFTCEDDNLVAMEELPFTELPKVFTPFRKEMEANLDIRDKTQKPLLKKFKDSHKFSDTLELIQHPKHPNSAYPFMGGETAAHERLNYYLWESKAITDYKETRNELIGENYSSKLSAYLALGNLSPVQVYYAIKDFEAQVEKNDSTYWLLFELLWREYFLLVALQGHTKIYSIQGIQDKEPKNYSNDIKKFEQWCIGNTDHPFINANMKELVATGYMSNRGRQNVASYLVHHLKIDWRWGASFFEKHLIDYDISLNWCNWMYVAGVGNNTRNKVFNPTLQQERYDPDGTYCNLWNQ; from the coding sequence TTGCGTTTACAAGATAACCCATCTTTGTACTACGCCTACTTCCATTTTTGGAATGTAGTCCCTGTACTTGTTATTCCCGAAAAAGCAAATACTCATTTGAATGAAATTGGTCAAGAAATGGGCACATTTAGACGGCAATTTTTAATAGAAGCTGCTCTCGATTTAAAAGCATCTCTGGCAAAAGAAAAGATTGATTTAATCATTCTAAAAGAAGATAAAAATCTAGTTTCTAGACTCAAAACTATTTGCAAAACTTATGACATAGAATATACGGTTACTTCCTATCCTAGAGGAACCTATGAAGGAAACTTGTTAGGGGCTTTCTGTGAGTTCACGGCTGTTTTTACTTGTGAAGATGATAATTTGGTTGCTATGGAAGAATTACCTTTCACAGAATTGCCCAAAGTATTCACCCCTTTTCGCAAAGAAATGGAAGCCAACTTGGATATCCGTGACAAAACTCAAAAACCATTGTTAAAAAAATTCAAAGACAGTCATAAATTTTCAGATACCCTAGAACTGATTCAACACCCCAAGCACCCTAATTCTGCTTATCCTTTTATGGGTGGAGAAACGGCTGCTCATGAACGACTTAATTATTATTTGTGGGAATCTAAAGCTATCACGGATTATAAAGAGACTCGAAACGAATTGATTGGCGAAAACTATTCCTCCAAACTTTCGGCTTATTTGGCTTTAGGCAATTTATCTCCCGTACAAGTATATTATGCGATTAAAGACTTTGAGGCACAAGTAGAAAAAAATGATAGCACCTATTGGTTATTATTTGAATTGCTTTGGCGGGAATATTTCTTGTTAGTAGCTCTTCAAGGACACACCAAAATTTACTCTATCCAAGGAATTCAGGATAAGGAACCTAAGAATTATTCCAACGATATTAAGAAATTTGAGCAATGGTGTATAGGTAATACCGACCACCCGTTTATTAATGCTAACATGAAAGAATTGGTTGCTACAGGCTATATGAGTAATAGAGGACGCCAAAATGTGGCGAGCTATCTTGTTCACCATCTAAAAATTGATTGGCGTTGGGGAGCTTCATTTTTTGAGAAACACTTGATTGATTATGATATTTCACTCAATTGGTGCAATTGGATGTATGTAGCAGGTGTGGGTAATAATACTCGTAATAAAGTATTTAATCCAACCCTTCAGCAAGAACGCTATGATCCAGATGGTACGTACTGCAACTTGTGGAATCAATAA
- a CDS encoding cryptochrome/photolyase family protein yields the protein MRTYTTLRLILGDQLNEQHSWFRQVDNQVLYVMMEIEPESAYVTHHIQKIVGIFGAMRQFNTQLKANGHAVCYYKISDQNNQQSFADNVDTLIHQYQIQHFEYQLPDEYRLDQLLRTYCNQLNITSLAVDSEHFYTQREDLTLFFKQKKATIMESFYRAMRKKHDILMEDTEPVGGIWNYDKENRKKIPRKHSIEAPYLLKHDVGSIYKDIQTANLKYIGHIVPKAFIWPLNRQEALNLLDDFLQRMLPFFGLYQDAMHQEHWSLYHSRLSFSLNIKLISPKEVIVAVEKVYRHNKVVDIAQAEGFIRQILGWREFMRGIYWREMPGYQQLNKLDAQRDLPAFFWTGNTKMNCLQKAIQQSLDYGYAHHIQRLMITGNFCLISGINPTDVDNWYLGIYMDAFEWVEITNTRGMSQFADGGIVGTKPYCASANYINKMSNYCQNCHYNKKEKTGDKACPFNALYWNFIHQHKNLLKSNPRMSMVYHIWEKFGSKEQDIILQQASKYLNNIEQL from the coding sequence ATGAGGACTTATACTACTTTGCGGTTAATATTAGGTGATCAACTGAACGAACAACATTCATGGTTCAGACAAGTAGATAATCAGGTACTTTATGTCATGATGGAAATTGAGCCCGAAAGTGCTTACGTAACCCATCACATACAGAAAATTGTTGGCATTTTTGGAGCAATGCGTCAATTCAATACTCAGCTGAAGGCAAACGGGCATGCTGTCTGTTATTACAAAATATCTGATCAGAATAACCAACAATCGTTTGCTGATAATGTTGATACATTAATACACCAATATCAAATTCAACATTTTGAATATCAACTACCTGATGAGTATCGTCTAGATCAACTGCTTCGCACTTATTGCAATCAACTAAATATTACCTCCCTAGCAGTGGATTCCGAACATTTTTATACTCAAAGAGAAGACTTAACGCTCTTTTTCAAACAGAAGAAAGCAACCATTATGGAGTCTTTTTATAGAGCCATGCGCAAAAAGCACGACATCTTAATGGAGGATACCGAACCCGTTGGAGGAATTTGGAATTATGATAAAGAAAATCGCAAAAAAATCCCTCGAAAGCATTCTATCGAAGCACCATACCTGCTAAAGCATGATGTTGGTTCTATTTATAAAGACATCCAAACTGCTAACTTAAAATATATTGGGCATATTGTCCCCAAAGCATTTATATGGCCCTTAAATAGACAAGAAGCCCTAAATCTTTTAGACGATTTCCTACAACGAATGCTTCCTTTTTTTGGTCTTTACCAAGATGCAATGCATCAAGAACATTGGAGTTTGTACCATAGTCGATTATCTTTTTCACTTAATATTAAACTTATTTCGCCTAAAGAGGTTATAGTAGCTGTAGAAAAAGTTTATCGACATAACAAGGTGGTTGATATTGCTCAAGCAGAAGGTTTTATTCGCCAAATATTAGGATGGAGAGAATTTATGCGAGGAATCTATTGGAGAGAAATGCCCGGCTATCAACAGCTTAATAAATTAGATGCTCAAAGGGATTTGCCAGCTTTTTTTTGGACAGGCAACACAAAAATGAATTGCCTACAAAAAGCGATTCAACAATCCCTAGATTATGGATATGCTCATCATATTCAAAGGTTGATGATAACAGGTAACTTTTGCCTGATTTCTGGCATCAATCCTACGGATGTGGACAATTGGTACTTAGGTATTTATATGGATGCTTTTGAGTGGGTAGAAATTACCAACACTAGGGGAATGAGTCAATTTGCTGATGGTGGTATTGTTGGCACCAAGCCGTATTGTGCTTCTGCTAATTATATCAACAAGATGAGCAATTATTGCCAAAATTGTCATTACAATAAAAAAGAAAAAACAGGAGATAAAGCCTGTCCTTTTAACGCCTTGTACTGGAACTTTATTCATCAACACAAAAACCTACTAAAATCTAATCCTAGAATGAGTATGGTATATCATATCTGGGAAAAATTTGGCTCAAAAGAGCAGGATATTATATTACAACAAGCTTCTAAATATTTAAATAACATTGAACAACTGTAA
- a CDS encoding TIGR03643 family protein — protein sequence MQIQEKQLKELSPREKDRIIEMAWEDRTTFDAIEFQFGLSEAQVIQLMRQQMKPSSFKMWRKRVSGRKTKHANKRNFEAGRFKCSRQRSVSNNKISKR from the coding sequence ATGCAAATCCAAGAAAAACAGCTAAAAGAACTGAGTCCTAGAGAAAAGGATAGAATTATAGAAATGGCTTGGGAAGATCGCACTACTTTTGATGCAATTGAATTTCAGTTTGGACTCTCAGAAGCTCAAGTTATTCAATTGATGCGCCAACAAATGAAGCCTTCTAGTTTTAAAATGTGGCGCAAACGAGTTTCTGGTAGAAAAACAAAACATGCCAATAAAAGAAACTTTGAAGCAGGACGCTTTAAATGTTCTCGGCAACGCTCTGTCTCCAACAATAAAATTTCTAAACGATAA